One window of the Chthoniobacterales bacterium genome contains the following:
- a CDS encoding transcriptional repressor: MNYATRQRSAVQKTLEDAGRPMTPADIWTVARGLSPGLGIATVYRALRILMDMGEVEIVEIPGAPPHYERKHPQHHHHFLCDACQRVFEVEACASGIDQIAPQGFVVKRHSLTLYGACAECAAKGGGTTPA; the protein is encoded by the coding sequence GTGAACTACGCTACAAGACAACGATCCGCCGTGCAGAAAACGCTGGAGGATGCTGGCCGTCCCATGACGCCTGCTGACATCTGGACGGTTGCACGCGGCCTGTCGCCCGGGTTGGGCATCGCAACCGTTTACCGCGCTCTGCGCATCCTCATGGACATGGGGGAAGTGGAGATCGTGGAGATTCCGGGTGCACCGCCCCACTACGAGCGCAAGCACCCTCAACACCACCACCACTTCCTCTGCGACGCATGCCAGCGCGTGTTCGAGGTCGAGGCCTGCGCCTCCGGCATCGATCAGATTGCTCCGCAGGGATTTGTGGTCAAACGCCACTCGCTCACCCTTTACGGAGCCTGCGCGGAATGCGCAGCCAAGGGAGGCGGAACAACGCCTGCTTGA
- a CDS encoding prepilin-type N-terminal cleavage/methylation domain-containing protein, whose product MRSQGRRNNACLIRFGFLSGKGPSSRTGLLFMRPCARQDRRRRNHAFSLSELLVAIAILALLAALAAAVFGTMMHRGDRADALAKTRAMGAAVLHYASDHGGLLPPLFPGQVLEYEHGRGGRIVTECAAYLGIRTNEGKFIVESLLPRAYVRVAQPSDRSQMRVWVMNSSVTNGSGAVISPFGRVATAGQPPVENMPLAAVVGPAALWMMSTADRKQPQVAAAPWKANAPPDPPLGDRRAVFRFDGTAELVHTNTP is encoded by the coding sequence ATGCGCAGCCAAGGGAGGCGGAACAACGCCTGCTTGATCAGGTTCGGATTTTTATCCGGAAAAGGCCCGTCCTCCAGGACGGGCCTTTTGTTCATGCGGCCTTGCGCCAGACAAGACCGCCGACGGCGCAATCACGCTTTCTCCCTGAGCGAGCTGCTGGTCGCCATCGCCATTCTCGCCCTTCTCGCCGCGCTCGCTGCGGCGGTGTTCGGCACCATGATGCACCGCGGCGACCGGGCCGACGCACTGGCCAAAACGCGAGCCATGGGCGCGGCGGTGCTGCATTACGCCTCCGACCACGGCGGTCTGCTCCCGCCCCTTTTCCCCGGGCAAGTGTTGGAATACGAGCACGGACGCGGCGGGCGCATTGTCACCGAGTGCGCCGCTTACCTCGGGATCCGGACGAACGAGGGGAAGTTCATCGTCGAATCCCTGCTGCCCCGCGCTTATGTCCGCGTGGCGCAACCCTCGGACCGTTCGCAGATGCGCGTGTGGGTTATGAACTCATCGGTCACAAACGGCAGCGGCGCAGTTATTTCGCCTTTCGGACGCGTTGCGACCGCGGGGCAACCGCCGGTGGAAAACATGCCCCTTGCCGCGGTTGTCGGGCCGGCGGCCTTGTGGATGATGAGCACGGCCGACCGCAAACAGCCCCAAGTGGCCGCGGCGCCATGGAAAGCCAACGCACCGCCCGATCCGCCTCTGGGCGATCGCCGTGCGGTTTTTCGCTTCGACGGGACGGCTGAACTTGTGCACACCAATACACCATGA
- a CDS encoding PQQ-dependent sugar dehydrogenase: MKSGIPVLCSLLVFCHASPGETVTSEAHRFRVEPVAENLDHPWAVEKLPDGRFLVTERQGNLLLIDRAGAPPQNIAGVPPVFARGQGGLLDVELHPDYAENGWIYLTFSKPTGKGALTSVVRAKLDGGKLADLETIFEPPADQATEAVVHFGSRIAFDGRGNFFFSIGDRGGPTNPRNLAQSLSSVTGKIHRLRDDGAVPPDNPFVATPGAMPSIWAYGVRNPQGLVYDTASARLWETEHGPRGGDELNIIRKGANYGWPVATFGINYSGTTITDKTSLPGMEDPVAQWTPVIAASGLALYRGDKFPRWQGNLFAGGLAGQRLVRIELSGAIVAAQEILLKDTGRIRDVRVFDDGFLYVVYDEPGKVVRLVPAE; this comes from the coding sequence ATGAAGAGCGGCATCCCCGTCCTCTGCAGTCTCCTTGTTTTCTGCCACGCGTCGCCGGGCGAAACCGTCACCTCCGAAGCCCACCGCTTCCGCGTCGAGCCGGTCGCCGAAAATCTCGACCATCCGTGGGCTGTCGAAAAACTGCCCGACGGACGCTTCCTCGTCACCGAGCGCCAAGGCAATCTGCTTCTGATCGACAGAGCCGGGGCGCCGCCGCAAAACATCGCGGGCGTTCCACCCGTCTTCGCCCGCGGCCAGGGGGGACTGCTCGATGTGGAATTGCATCCGGACTACGCGGAGAACGGATGGATCTATCTGACTTTTTCCAAACCGACCGGCAAAGGCGCGCTCACTTCGGTTGTCCGGGCGAAACTGGACGGCGGCAAACTCGCGGACTTGGAAACCATCTTCGAACCGCCCGCGGATCAGGCCACCGAAGCCGTGGTCCATTTCGGATCGCGCATCGCGTTCGACGGACGCGGCAACTTTTTCTTTTCCATCGGCGACCGCGGCGGACCCACCAATCCGCGGAACCTCGCGCAGAGCCTTTCGAGCGTGACGGGAAAAATTCACCGGCTTCGCGACGATGGCGCGGTGCCGCCGGACAACCCGTTCGTCGCCACGCCGGGCGCGATGCCTTCCATCTGGGCCTACGGAGTGCGCAATCCGCAGGGGCTGGTCTATGACACCGCTTCGGCAAGACTTTGGGAAACCGAACACGGACCGAGGGGCGGCGACGAGCTGAACATCATCCGCAAAGGCGCCAACTACGGGTGGCCGGTCGCGACCTTCGGTATCAACTACAGCGGAACGACCATCACCGACAAAACCAGCCTTCCCGGCATGGAGGATCCCGTGGCGCAGTGGACCCCGGTCATCGCCGCATCGGGGCTCGCGCTCTACCGCGGGGACAAATTTCCACGCTGGCAGGGCAACCTCTTTGCCGGCGGGCTCGCCGGACAGCGGCTCGTGCGCATCGAACTCTCCGGAGCGATCGTTGCCGCACAGGAAATTCTGCTCAAAGATACGGGACGCATCCGCGATGTCCGAGTGTTCGACGACGGATTTCTCTACGTCGTTTACGACGAGCCGGGCAAAGTCGTGCGGCTGGTTCCGGCCGAGTGA
- a CDS encoding cytochrome ubiquinol oxidase subunit I: MDVEILSRIQFAFTVAFHYLYPPLSIGLGVILVIMEAMWLKTGHVRYHNMARYWTRIFGLTFAIGVASGIVMEFEFGTNWAAYSRFVGDVFGSALAAEGIFAFFLESGFLAILLFGWNKVGPKLHFFSTLMVCLGAHFSAVWIVVANSWMQTPAGFSIEYNGEIMPPGFVPTADQILHSRAVIHDFWAMVFNPSSMDRLSHVLVGAWQTGAFLVVGISAFYLLRGRHKEFAASSLKIGLCVAAVASLLQLATGAKSADGVTRNQPAKLAAMEGIFKTQTDAPMSVAGWVNTDSQEVIGLKIPGMLSYLVGGSTETVVKGLDAFPAQEWPPVQPVFQFYHIMIAIGMALIGVAWLGIFLWWRGWLFETANPLVRAYYCILVLSVLGPQVANQAGWFTAEMGRQPWIVYGLMRTSQGLSEVVAANHVLASLIMFSLIYALLFAVFLYLLARKIQRGPDNEEDSETMPESWIALMERRKGQASAAG, from the coding sequence ATGGACGTTGAAATACTCTCGCGGATCCAGTTCGCGTTCACCGTCGCGTTTCATTACCTCTACCCGCCGCTGAGCATCGGTCTCGGCGTGATCTTGGTCATCATGGAGGCCATGTGGCTGAAAACCGGCCACGTGCGCTACCACAACATGGCCCGCTATTGGACCCGCATCTTCGGCCTCACCTTCGCCATCGGTGTGGCCTCCGGCATCGTGATGGAATTCGAATTCGGGACGAACTGGGCCGCTTATTCGCGCTTCGTGGGCGACGTCTTCGGCAGCGCCCTCGCCGCCGAGGGCATCTTCGCGTTTTTCCTCGAGTCCGGATTCCTGGCCATCCTGCTTTTCGGATGGAACAAGGTCGGGCCCAAACTTCATTTTTTCTCCACCCTCATGGTCTGCCTCGGCGCGCACTTCAGCGCGGTGTGGATCGTCGTCGCCAACTCTTGGATGCAAACACCGGCCGGGTTTTCCATCGAATACAACGGCGAGATCATGCCGCCGGGCTTCGTGCCGACCGCCGACCAAATCCTCCACTCGCGCGCCGTCATCCACGATTTCTGGGCCATGGTTTTCAATCCTTCGTCGATGGACCGACTTTCGCACGTCCTTGTCGGCGCCTGGCAGACCGGCGCGTTCCTCGTGGTCGGGATCAGCGCGTTTTATCTGCTTCGCGGACGCCACAAAGAATTCGCGGCCTCATCGCTGAAAATCGGACTGTGCGTCGCGGCCGTCGCGTCGCTGCTTCAACTGGCTACCGGCGCAAAGTCCGCCGATGGCGTGACGAGAAACCAGCCCGCCAAGCTGGCAGCGATGGAAGGAATTTTCAAAACCCAAACCGACGCTCCGATGTCTGTCGCCGGCTGGGTGAATACGGACAGCCAAGAGGTTATCGGACTGAAAATCCCCGGGATGCTCAGCTATCTGGTCGGCGGATCGACGGAAACCGTGGTCAAGGGCCTCGATGCTTTCCCCGCGCAGGAGTGGCCGCCCGTGCAACCCGTGTTCCAATTTTACCACATCATGATCGCCATCGGCATGGCTCTCATCGGCGTCGCATGGCTCGGGATATTTCTGTGGTGGCGCGGATGGCTCTTCGAAACAGCCAACCCTCTTGTCCGCGCGTATTATTGCATCCTCGTGCTTTCGGTGCTCGGACCGCAGGTCGCCAACCAGGCCGGATGGTTTACCGCCGAGATGGGGCGCCAGCCGTGGATCGTTTACGGGCTCATGCGCACATCGCAGGGGTTGTCGGAGGTGGTCGCGGCCAACCACGTGCTGGCATCGCTCATCATGTTCAGCCTGATCTACGCGCTGCTCTTTGCCGTTTTCCTTTACCTGCTTGCGCGCAAGATCCAACGGGGTCCGGACAACGAGGAGGACAGTGAAACGATGCCGGAGAGCTGGATTGCGCTGATGGAACGGCGCAAAGGGCAGGCCAGCGCGGCCGGCTGA